The genomic DNA GGCCATATTTGACATCCGGTACGAAACAACTCCGATGGGAGCGGTCGAAACCCAAATGATTGATTGCGCCTATAGTGAAATCGGCAAATATTTCGGACTTCCGACTCAGGCCTATATCGGACTCAGTGATGCCAAACAACTCGATGCCCAGGCTGGCCTGGAATCATCTATGGGTGCTACTCTGGCCGCTCTGTCGGGTATAAACAGCATATCCGGACCCGGCATGTTGGATTTTGAAAGCTGTTTCAGCCTTGAAAAATTAGTCGTCGATAATGAAATTTGCGGCATGACCCATCGAATGATTCAGGGTATTGAACCAAAGGAAGATTTCCCCAGCCTGCCGCACTTCGAGGAACTTCTCAAAGACGGCCATCTCCTCATTGCCGACCATACCCGGAAATACTTGAAAGAGGAAATTCATTTTCCCGGTCGCGTTATCGAACGGGCCAATCGCGCCCGCTGGGCTGAAGAAGGTCGATTAACTTTAGGCGATCGAGCCAATACCGAAATTAAAAAACTGATTGATAATTACATTCCTTCCCGCCTTTCCGCTGAAATTAAATCCGAGATGGAGAATTTAATGTTATCCGAGGCGAGAAAAAACGGCATGGATAAATTACCGGAGCGGGGTTAATGCGGGAAATAATCAATATCCCGGTGGATAAAATTACTCCTGAGATATCTTTAATCCTGCAAGGACAAGGTATCCCGGATGAAAGCGAAGTCAAATCTGAAATTACTGATCTGGCCAAAATCGCAAGGGATATTTTTATTCGTTGGACCAGATCAAAACTGTTGATTTCTGATATTACCCATGAAGATTTCGAAAAGATTTACTATAGTACCGATTTCAATGAATCACCCGCTCCTATCGAGGATATTTATCCCCGCGCCGATGAATTATCCATCTTCGCCCTGACTATCGGTCAGGATATATGCGATGAAATATCCGGTCTCTTCGCCAAAAATGATTTCGCCCTCGGTTCAATGCTCGATACCGCGGCATCGGCTGGAACCGACCTGGCCTCAGATTTTGCCGCATCCTGGTATCAGAATAATGTAATCGGAAACACAAATGCAAAACAAAGGCGAACTTTATGCTATAGTCCCGGATATTGCGGTTGGCATGTTAGTGCCCAGCGAGCGCTATTTGCTTTTCTTAAACCTGAAGAGATCGGTATCACTTTACGTGAAAGCTGTCTGATGGAACCTCTGAAATCAATTTCGGGTGTTTTGATATACGGCTCCGATAAGATTCATTTATTCGAAAACCAATATTCTTTTTGTGCGCAATGCCCAAGTCAGCCCTGCCTGGAAAGAATGAGCAATATTGAAAATTAAAAACAGGATTTGGAGATAGAAATGGACTTGCTCGAAAACATTTCGCTATCGCTTCAACGAGGGGAGTTTGACGAAACGGCCGAACTGACCACGCAGGCGGTCGAACAAAAACTTCCGCCCAAACAGATTCTCGACGACGGATTGATCGCCGGAATGAAACTCGTCGGAGAAAAATTCAAATGCCACGACATATTCCTGCCTGATGTTCTACTTGCGGCTAAAGCGATGAACGCCGGTCTGGATATCCTTAAACCGCTATTAATCGATGAAGATATGCCGTCGCGGGGTAAAGTCGTCCTCGGAACGGTTCAGGGAGATTTGCATGACTTAGGAAAAAACCTGGTCGGCATTATGCTTAAGGGTGCCGGTTTTGATGTCATCGATCTCGGCAATGATGTCTCACCTCAAAAATTTGTCGAGACCGCACTCGAAAAAAACGCTCCGGTTATTGGCCTCTCAGCCCTCCTCACGACAACCATGCCGGTTATGAAATCTGTGGTCGATTTAATTAAGGAAAAAGGTTTAGATGGAAAAATCAAAGTAGCCATCGGCGGAGCCCCGGTGACTCAGCAGTTTGCCGATGAAATCGGCGCCGACGCATACGGCTTTGACGGCATCAACGCCGTCGAATGCGTCGACAGATTAATTTCATAATATGTCAGGACTCGGAGGAAAATAGTTGGAGCCTATTCTTGAAAGATTGAAATGCGGAGAAATAATTGTCGCCGATGGAGCCATGGGAACTATACTTCAACGCCACGGAATCGATATCAATCAATGCGTTGAATCGGTAAATCTGGAAAATCCGCGATTGCTTGAACATATCGCTTCGGAATATCTGAAAGCCGGCTCAGAAATTATCCAAACCAATACTTTTGGAGCCTCTCCCGCAAAACTCGAAAACTACAATCTTCAGGATAAAACCGAATCAATTATTGAATCCGCGATAAAATCCGTGCGCAATGTGGTTGGAAATAGTGCCCACGTCTCAGGTTCGTGCGGCCCGACCGGAAAATTATTAAAGCCTTATGGTGATACCGAACCTGAAATTCTATATCAAAGTTTTCAGCGTCAAATGCGATCATTTATAAATTCCGGCGTCGATATTATTTGCGTCGAAACCATGATTGATATTTCCGAAGCGATTCTTGCGGTCAAAGCCGCTCGCGAGATTTCCTCCTCTGTTCCGATCATGGCCACCATGACTTTTGAAAAAACGCCTCGGGGTTTCTATACCATTATGGGTGTCGATATAAATCGAGCCTGCACGCAATTGAAAGAAGCGGGCGCCGATATCGTCGGATCGAATTGCGGAAACGGCCTCGATTTGATGATAGATATTGCGAAGGAATTCAAATCTCAATCCGATATGCCGATATTAATTCAATCCAATGCTGGTTTGCCGGTTATACAAAACGGCCAACCCGTCTATAATGAGCCCCCGGAATATTTCGAACACAAAATCCCCCATCTCATCAAATTGGGAATTTCTATAATTGGCGGTTGCTGTGGAACCACGCCGGAACATATCGCGGTAATTCGAAAATTAGTCGATCAGCACAAATAATAAACCCGCCCAATTTGAATTCACCAGGCCGGTTTTATTAAACAATATAAAATGTTTTATAGAGTATTCTAATCTTCAAGAATTCTGATACTGCCTCCGGAAGTTCGTAAATACAATTCGGGTCCGCCATCGCCTATCTCACCCCTCAGGGATGATTTTTTCTTGCGTCGGCTGGAAGAAATATCAAAATCCGATTTGACCCTGCCCGAACTTGTACGGGCATCCAAATACACATTGATATCGGGAGATAAATAAACCGTTATTCCTCCGCCTGATGTCGTCAGACGACAATCACCCCGAGGCTGCTCGCTAATCCGGGCGTATATCGAACCGCCCGATGTCGAAGCGTCGATTTCTCCCATTACTTCTTCTACTTCGATGCCTCCCCCGGAAGTATGAGCCGACACTTCGCCCTCAACATGACCAATCTCTATTGAACCTCCCGAAGTAGAAACATCCGCGCGGCCTTTACAACTTTCAAGTGTAATACTCCCCCCCGATGTCTTGCCTTTTACAGGACCGGAAATATTGTCAAATCGAAGTGATCCGCCCGAGGTCCGCACATCAACCTCGCCCTCCAAATCGCCGATATGAATGCTTCCCCCCGATGTTTTGGCATATACGTTATACTTTTCCGGAACCGTTATTATAAATTTCGCCTGTAACGATCGGCGCGTTCTTGTGCCAAATATATTCCATCCGCGCGAATCGTTGCCAAAATACTCGGCGTAAATCTCAACCGCGTTACCGTCCTGATTGAATTCAACCTCGAAATCATCGAACATATCCTGCGCGCGATCCTCATCCCGGGTTTTTGAATCGAGGATAATTTCTACGCCAATGTTGCTTTGATTGGACGCCTTAACCTCAATAGATCCAATTTCCGTGTCAATCGTCAATTCGCCACCGGGGGAAACGTTAAAATCTCGCGTAATTTCTTGCTTGATACCGGCCAGCGTCATCGCCGAGAACGCAATCACGATTATTAGAGACGCAATAAAAACTTTTCTAAAATCTGACATATCGAGAACCCTCCTTTAATACGCTTCTTCAATAATATTAGACAATGCCAGTCAAATAAGCGTTGCCTGTTCTTTGCCGATAGCTTCTTTGTTTATCAATACGCAATTTATGACTCAGGTGTTTCGCCATAATCCCAAATAATGGATAATTCCATCCAACTCCTTTTCCGACAATTTTTTAGACCAAAAGCAACAAAACTATTGTCAAATGTTTGAATTTGGGTATATTTAGGCTAAAGAGGGCCAACAATTTCTGCAATGGAACTGCAACATGAACCGCCGTTCAAAGTTACTAACTTTTTTATCGAAGATACAACAGCGTGTCTTGGACGAAGAGTTTGCCGATAACCTATAAGGTATTGGCAGCGGGATAATTGCAGGCATCTTACTTGTGATGGGAGCACTGATGTTAAAAGAATTTTTACAGCACACGCGTAGATTTTTGATAGCCAGTCTTGTTGTTTTGGCTATTCTGATTTCATTTTCAAATTCCGCTTATGCCACAATAGCGACTGAGAATGAAATGGATCAGGTTTGTAAAAATTGGCTCAGCCAGGTCGTTAAAGAACTGGGGAGCTGGGGCGGTAGTTTATATCCGGAAATTGAATATTCGCAGGATATTATAGAAAACGATACTCTATTGGGAAGGTATTACTCTATCTCTCCCAGCGGCTTTATAGTAATTCCGGCTCTTCGTGAATTGGCGCCGGTTAAGGCTTATTCCGAGGAAACTTCATTGAATATCGACGATGAAGGGGGTATGGCTTTGATGTTCAGGCAGGTCTTAAAAAGCCGCATGGATATTTATACCGAAGTTTACGGAAGTCTTGAAGCCGAACAAACCGGAACAGAGCTTCTGTTCGATAGAAAAAACGAACAGGCCTGGGACGAATTTACTGTTTCCGAAAAAGAATTCAACCAGACCATGAACAAAGGTCTTCTGGGCGCAACCGCAACTGTCGGCCCCCTTCTAACGACCTCCTGGCATCAGAGGTCCCCTTATAATCTGGATTGTCCTACCGGATACCTGGGGCGAACATGCCTGGTCGGTTGCGTATCAACTGCCGCGTCTCAAATTATCTATTACCATAAATGGCCGCCTGAAGGCACTGGCGATCATTCTTATTACTGGGTGGGCGATTATGAGGATTGCGGAGGAACAACTCCCGGCCAGACGCTTTATGCAGATTTTTCCGATCCCTATACCTACGACCATTCCAACGCCAGCGTTGCCGAAA from Candidatus Zixiibacteriota bacterium includes the following:
- a CDS encoding vitamin B12 dependent-methionine synthase activation domain-containing protein is translated as MREIINIPVDKITPEISLILQGQGIPDESEVKSEITDLAKIARDIFIRWTRSKLLISDITHEDFEKIYYSTDFNESPAPIEDIYPRADELSIFALTIGQDICDEISGLFAKNDFALGSMLDTAASAGTDLASDFAASWYQNNVIGNTNAKQRRTLCYSPGYCGWHVSAQRALFAFLKPEEIGITLRESCLMEPLKSISGVLIYGSDKIHLFENQYSFCAQCPSQPCLERMSNIEN
- a CDS encoding corrinoid protein; this translates as MDLLENISLSLQRGEFDETAELTTQAVEQKLPPKQILDDGLIAGMKLVGEKFKCHDIFLPDVLLAAKAMNAGLDILKPLLIDEDMPSRGKVVLGTVQGDLHDLGKNLVGIMLKGAGFDVIDLGNDVSPQKFVETALEKNAPVIGLSALLTTTMPVMKSVVDLIKEKGLDGKIKVAIGGAPVTQQFADEIGADAYGFDGINAVECVDRLIS
- a CDS encoding homocysteine S-methyltransferase family protein, yielding MEPILERLKCGEIIVADGAMGTILQRHGIDINQCVESVNLENPRLLEHIASEYLKAGSEIIQTNTFGASPAKLENYNLQDKTESIIESAIKSVRNVVGNSAHVSGSCGPTGKLLKPYGDTEPEILYQSFQRQMRSFINSGVDIICVETMIDISEAILAVKAAREISSSVPIMATMTFEKTPRGFYTIMGVDINRACTQLKEAGADIVGSNCGNGLDLMIDIAKEFKSQSDMPILIQSNAGLPVIQNGQPVYNEPPEYFEHKIPHLIKLGISIIGGCCGTTPEHIAVIRKLVDQHK
- a CDS encoding DUF4097 family beta strand repeat-containing protein; this encodes MSDFRKVFIASLIIVIAFSAMTLAGIKQEITRDFNVSPGGELTIDTEIGSIEVKASNQSNIGVEIILDSKTRDEDRAQDMFDDFEVEFNQDGNAVEIYAEYFGNDSRGWNIFGTRTRRSLQAKFIITVPEKYNVYAKTSGGSIHIGDLEGEVDVRTSGGSLRFDNISGPVKGKTSGGSITLESCKGRADVSTSGGSIEIGHVEGEVSAHTSGGGIEVEEVMGEIDASTSGGSIYARISEQPRGDCRLTTSGGGITVYLSPDINVYLDARTSSGRVKSDFDISSSRRKKKSSLRGEIGDGGPELYLRTSGGSIRILED